One window from the genome of Magnolia sinica isolate HGM2019 chromosome 4, MsV1, whole genome shotgun sequence encodes:
- the LOC131242650 gene encoding probable calcium-binding protein CML44, protein MYLYIHEHVLHPYPLLETMSALHSSDLHRIFLTLDHDGDGHVDVWELSWLLHKVGVSTGLDELESTIGRTSLNLQQFIFFYESISTRESCSNDNNDDETDLIEAFKVFDQNNDGFITSSELQNVLASLGLLEETSSDCTRMISEFDMNSDGQLDFNEFKNMMLLTIS, encoded by the coding sequence ATGTATCTATATATACACGAGCATGTTCTGCACCCATACCCATTGCTCGAAACAATGTCCGCTCTTCATTCATCTGATCTACATAGGATCTTCCTGACCCTTGATCACGATGGTGATGGCCATGTGGACGTCTGGGAGCTGAGCTGGTTACTCCACAAGGTCGGAGTCTCGACCGGCTTAGATGAACTTGAATCGACCATCGGCCGCACCAGCTTGAACTtgcaacagttcatcttcttctaCGAGTCCATATCAACACGAGAGAGTTGCAGCAACGACAACAATGACGATGAGACCGATCTCATCGAGGCGTTCAAGGTGTTCGACCAGAACAATGATGGATTCATCACGAGCAGTGAGTTGCAGAACGTTCTCGCCAGCCTCGGGCTGTTGGAGGAGACGAGTAGCGATTGCACGAGGATGATCAGCGAGTTCGATATGAACTCAGATGGGCAGCTCGACTTCAATGAATTCAAGAACATGATGTTACTCACAATAAGTTGA